The segment GGTCGTGCTTCCGCATCGCCCGCCGGGTGGTGCAGTGGCGGCGGGCGAAGGCGGCAGAACGGCGTATGGGTGAGTTCCTCGATGCGGCACTCGGGTTCCCCACCGTTCTCTTCTCGTTCGCCTTGGTCGTCGTCCTGGCCTACTGGCTCCTCGCGCTCCTGGGCGTGCTCGACCTGGGTCTGCTCGACTCCTCCGACGACGGCGACGGTCCAGGCATGGGCGCGATGCTCAGCGCCATCGGACTCGGTGGCATGCCGGCCACGTTGTCGCTGTCACTGCTCGTCCTTCTGGCATGGTTCTGCAGCCTGGTTGGGAATGTCGTGATCGATTCCCTCACGGGGTTGTCCACCCCGATCGTCGTCCTTCTCGGTCTGTTGGTCCTGGTGATCGCCGTGACGATCGCGTGGGGGCTGACCAGCGGCGTGGCCGTGGGCATCCGTCGACTGTTTCCGACGCGACGGAGCCCGGAGCAGCAGCGTGAGGGCACCCAGGCCATGGGCGCGTCCGCGCGTTCCGCCGGTGAGCTGGTCGGGCGCACCTGCACCGTGCGCACGCTGCGGGTCGACCAGGAGTTCGGGCAGGCGGAGGTCCTCTCCAAAGACGGCTCCACCATGCTCATCCAGGTCCGCACGATCGACGACGACGCCCTCACGTCAGGCGACACGGCGTTGATCTTCGATCACGACACGAAGACGGGTTTATACCGCGTCGCTCGGTTCGACGCCCTGAGCGCTGGAGAGCCCTGACCCGAAGAGGCTCGGCGGCGCGCACCCGTGTGCCGCCCGCACCGACCGGGGAACGCGACGTTTCGGCGTCGCGCCCATGAGATCCGCACCTCGAGCGCGACCAGCCGCCTGACCGACCGCCCCTCGTACCGCCCGCCCCGACCCACCGCTCACGCATCCCCTCAAGGCCAGGGAGTCCAACCCCGAATGGAAGCCATAGGTATCGCCGGCGGCATCCTCATCGCCGCTCTCGTCGTCATCGCGCTCGTTCTGCCGATCATGCTCATCCGCCTGTTCCGCAAGGTCAAGCAGGGTGAGGCGCTCATCATCTCCAAGGTCCGCGACGTCGACGTGACCTTGACCGGTGCAGTGGTCCTCCCGGTGCTGCACAAGGCCGAGCTGATGGACATCTCGCAGAAGTCCATCATGCTGGAACGGTCGGGGAAGAACGCGCTCACCTGCAAGGACAACATCCTCGCCGACATTCGGATCAAGTTCTTCCTCCGCGTCAACCCGCAGAAGACCGACATCCTGCGGGTCGCGAAGAACATCGGTGTGGAGAGCGCGAGCAGCCAGGACAAACTGCAGGACCTCTTCGACGCCAAGTTCGAGGAGGCGCTGAAGACCGTCGGGAAGTTCTTCGACTTCGAGGACCTGTACACCCAGCGCAAGGAGTTCCGCGACCGGATCGTCGAGGTCATCGGCAACGACCTGTACGGCTACGTCCTGGAGGACGCGGCCATCGCCGACCTGAAGCAGACTCCGCTTTCGGAGCACGACCCGAACAACATCCTCGACGCCGAGGGCATCACCAAGATCACCGAGCGCACGGCCATCCAGCATCGGCGCACCAACGAGCTGCAGAACGAGCGCGACAAGGAGATCAAGCGCAGCGACACGGAGACCGCCGAGACCCTGGCCGAACTCGAGCGGCAGGAAGCCGAGGCGAAGGCGCAGGCGACGCGGGAGATCGAGACGATCCGCGCCCGCGAGGAGGCCGAGACCCAGCGGGTCCAGGCCGAGGAACGCCTGAAGGCGCGCACCGCGGAGCTGCGTACGGAGGAACAGCTCGGGGTCCAGCGGGAGAACCAGCAGCGTGAGATCGCAGTCGCGGAGAAGAACCGCGAGCGGGTCATCGCGGTGGAGAGCGAGCGGATCGAGAAGGACCGCATGTTGGAGACCGTCGCCCGTGACCGCGAGGTCGAGCTCTCCACGATCGCCAAGGACAAGGAAGTCGAGGCCGAGAAGCGCGAGGTCGCCGACGTCGTCCGCGAGCGGGTCGCGGTGGACAAGACCGTCGCCGAGGAGGAGGAAGCGATCAAGCGGCTGCGCGCGGTCGAGGAGGCCGAGCGCGAGCGGCAGGCGATCGTCATCAAGGCGGAGGCCGAGGCGCAGGAGAACCTGGTCAAGGACATCAAGGCCGCGGAGGCCGCGGAACAGTCGGCCAAGCACCGCGCCGCCGAGGAGCTGACCCTGGCCGAGAGCCGCCAGCAGGCCGCCGACCTCGACGCACGCTCCCAGATCCGGCTGGCCGAAGGAAAGCAGGCCGAGGCCGCGGCCGAGGGGTTGGCGCAGGTACAGGTGCGCGAGTCCGACGCCGCCGCCCTCGAGAAGGTCGGCAAGGCGGAGAACACCGTCGCACGTGAGAAGGCCACCATCGAGGCCGACGCGATCGCCGCGAAGCTCAAGGCCGAGGCCGAGGGGCTGAACGAGAAGGCGAGCGCGATGGCCGCACTGGACGAGGTGAGCCGGGAACACGAGGAGTACCGGCTCCGTCTGGACGCGGAGAAGGAGGTGCGCCTGGCCGGGATCGACGTCCAACGGCACGTCGCGGAGGCGCAGGCGACGGTGCTCGCCTCCGGTCTGGAGAGCGCCGACATCAACATCGTCGGCGGCGACGGCATGTTTTTCGACCGGATGGTCAACTCGATCGGCCTGGGCAAGGCGGTGGACGGGTTCGTCGGCAACTCCGACGTGGCGCAGTCGCTCGCCGGGTCGTGGTTGAACGGTGACTCCGACTTCACCGCCGACCTGTCCCGACTCCTGGGCTCAGTGAACACCGAGGACGTCAAGAACCTGACGGTGTCCGCCCTCCTGGTCAAGCTGATCCAGGGTGGCTCCCCGGAGTCGGACAAGCTGCAGGCGCTCCTGGACAAGGCACACACACTCGGCGTGGCGAACCACCGCGTGGCCTCTCTCGCCGCTGTTGACGACACGAAGCGGTGATCGCCGCGTGACCGATGTGAGTGACGGGCCCTCCTCCACCGAGGAGGGCCCCTCCCCCGACTCCGGATCCACCCTCGACGCCGGAACCTACGAGATCCTCCGCGGCCGCCTCGCGGAACAGGCCGCCGAACTGTCCCGGCGCGCCGAGCTGCTGAACACCCGTCGGCTGGAGGTCTTCGGCTCCAGTGAGCTGCGGCTGCTGGGCACCGAACGTATCCGCACCGAGCACAACTGCGTGCCGCGGGACATCGTCGCCGTGGGCGGGCTGATGATGTTCGGCTACAACGTGTTCATCGGCCTCAAACCAGAGACCACGGTCAGCGACGTGTTCGCGACGTACTCCTTCGAGCGGAAGCTCGAGGGTGACGGTTTCCGGTTCGTCGAGGCCGAGCACGAGGAGCTGCCGGGGCTGCTCGCCGACTCCCAGTTCCTCCGCGACTTCGGTGAGCTGTACCGCTACTACAAGGACACCCGGCTCATGCAGCTCCGCCGGGTGGAGGGCAAGCTCCTCGCGGTCTTCCAGATCGGTCTGCGCACCGACGACACGCGGGTGCTGCGTTGGGCGGTGACCCCGCGCGGCGAGGTCTCCTACCGGGACAACCGGGGCGACCGCGATCACGTCTTCCCCGCCCCTCACGACTTCACGTGGGTCGAGACCACCCGTGAGGACCACGTGCTCGGGCGCCATCCCCACATCTCCATCCTGGACAAGGTGTTCGTGGAGACGGTCGGGGGTGACCTGACCGTCAAGGTGGAGAACAACACGGAGGTCGGGGCCGGCATCTACAGCGAGCCGGTCGACGAGCCGCTGCAGAGTCTGGCCGACGCCGACGTCCACTACGCCGAGGTCGGCCCCCTCATCCTGATCAGGATCCGGCCCTACAACGAGACCACGCGGCGCCACCTGGTGTTCAACACCCGCACCAACGAGGTGGTGCGGCTGGACGGCATCGGCCGCGCGTGCCGTCGTCTCCCCGAGGACCAGGGCATCATCTTCCCCGGCGGCTACTACCTGGCCACCGGTGCCTCCACGACCTTCGACACTGACTTCACCGACCTGGAGTTCGAGCGGACCATTCGCTCGCCCAACGGTGAGGACGTGCTCTACGCCTTCCACGGACGCGAGGAGGGACGCAGCCTGCTGCTTCCCTACAACGTGATCCGCAAGGAGGTCGCCAACCCGATCGACTGCCACGGATACTCGCTGTTCGACGACGGCACGCTGGTGCTGTTCCGGAGCACCAGCGACGAGCCCACGCGGGTCCATCCTCTTCAGGTGTGGTCGACACCGTTCGTGTCCGACGTACACGCCGCCGCCCAGCCCACGGGGACCGGTCCGTTGGAGCGGGTCGGCAACGCCGACCTGGTGCGGGGGATCTCCGACGCGCTGTCGATCACCCGCATGGTGGACGAGATGTCCCCGTCCACCGCCGTGTTCGAGGCGCTCATCGCGGCCTGCCGGCGGATCGGCGACCACTACCACTGGCTGGGCGAGGAGGAACTGGAGGCTCTGGCCGAGCCGGTCCAGGAGGTACGCGCCACCGCCCGTCAGGTCCTGGAGGAGTTCGAGAACGTCCAGGCCCTGACCCGGCAGGCCGCCGAGGCCCTGGAGACCGCGGAGACGGAGATCGCCTCCTTGGTCCGCCGCGCCCGCTCCGAGGACGGTGACAGCGCCGACGCCTGGGTCACCCTCCTGGCCGAGGTGCGCCGCGCCCAGGGGCGGGTCGTGACCCTCGGCGAGATGCGCTACGTCGACGGCGACCGGGTCGCCGACCTGGGACGTCGACTCTCCGAGGAACTGGACGCGACCGGCCAGCGGGCGGTGGACTTCCTGCGACGGGAGGAGGCGTTCGCCGCGTACCACGTCGAAGTGCGGCGGCTGAGCGACGACGCCGAGGCGATCACCTCCGTCGCCGCCGCCGAACCGGTCGCGGAACGCCTCGCCGAGCAGACCGAGGGGCTGGAGGTCGTCACCGAGGTCATCGACGCCCTGGACATCGGCGACGCCCAGGTCCGCACCGCGGTGCTCGAACGGATCGGCGAGGTGGCCGGGGCGGTCAACCGGGCCCGCGCCGCACTGGGGGCGCGACGACGCGAGCTGATGGACTCCGAGGGCCGTGCGGAGTTCGCCGCGGAGTTCGCCCTCCTCGGCCAGGCCGTCACCGCCGCACTGGCCGCCGCCGACACCCCCGACGCCTGCGACGACCAGCTCGGCCGGCTCATGCTGCGGTTGGAGAACCTGGAGTCGCGGTTCGCGGAGTTCGACGACTTCCTGGCCGACCTGACCGCCAAGCGCGAGGACGTCTACGAGGCCCTGTCCGCGCGCAAGCAGGCGTTGCTGGACGAGCGATCCCGCCGCGCCGACCGGTTGGCGTCCTCGTCCGAACGGATCCTGTCCGGGGTCCGGCGTCGTGCCGCGGCGCTGGAGACCATCGACGACATCAACACCTACTTCGCCTCCGATCCGATGGTCGCCAAACTTCGGTCGACCGCGGAGGAACTCCGCGCCCTCGGTGACACGGTGCGCGCGGAGGAACTGGACGGCCGGGTCAAGACGGTCCGCGAGGAGGCCGGCCGGGCACTACGGGACCGGGTCGACCTCTACGACGATGGCGGGGAGACACTCCGGCTGGGGCGCCACCGGTTCGCGGTGAACACCCAACCCATCGACCTGACCATG is part of the Spiractinospora alimapuensis genome and harbors:
- a CDS encoding DUF1449 domain-containing protein, which gives rise to MGEFLDAALGFPTVLFSFALVVVLAYWLLALLGVLDLGLLDSSDDGDGPGMGAMLSAIGLGGMPATLSLSLLVLLAWFCSLVGNVVIDSLTGLSTPIVVLLGLLVLVIAVTIAWGLTSGVAVGIRRLFPTRRSPEQQREGTQAMGASARSAGELVGRTCTVRTLRVDQEFGQAEVLSKDGSTMLIQVRTIDDDALTSGDTALIFDHDTKTGLYRVARFDALSAGEP
- a CDS encoding DNA repair ATPase yields the protein MTDVSDGPSSTEEGPSPDSGSTLDAGTYEILRGRLAEQAAELSRRAELLNTRRLEVFGSSELRLLGTERIRTEHNCVPRDIVAVGGLMMFGYNVFIGLKPETTVSDVFATYSFERKLEGDGFRFVEAEHEELPGLLADSQFLRDFGELYRYYKDTRLMQLRRVEGKLLAVFQIGLRTDDTRVLRWAVTPRGEVSYRDNRGDRDHVFPAPHDFTWVETTREDHVLGRHPHISILDKVFVETVGGDLTVKVENNTEVGAGIYSEPVDEPLQSLADADVHYAEVGPLILIRIRPYNETTRRHLVFNTRTNEVVRLDGIGRACRRLPEDQGIIFPGGYYLATGASTTFDTDFTDLEFERTIRSPNGEDVLYAFHGREEGRSLLLPYNVIRKEVANPIDCHGYSLFDDGTLVLFRSTSDEPTRVHPLQVWSTPFVSDVHAAAQPTGTGPLERVGNADLVRGISDALSITRMVDEMSPSTAVFEALIAACRRIGDHYHWLGEEELEALAEPVQEVRATARQVLEEFENVQALTRQAAEALETAETEIASLVRRARSEDGDSADAWVTLLAEVRRAQGRVVTLGEMRYVDGDRVADLGRRLSEELDATGQRAVDFLRREEAFAAYHVEVRRLSDDAEAITSVAAAEPVAERLAEQTEGLEVVTEVIDALDIGDAQVRTAVLERIGEVAGAVNRARAALGARRRELMDSEGRAEFAAEFALLGQAVTAALAAADTPDACDDQLGRLMLRLENLESRFAEFDDFLADLTAKREDVYEALSARKQALLDERSRRADRLASSSERILSGVRRRAAALETIDDINTYFASDPMVAKLRSTAEELRALGDTVRAEELDGRVKTVREEAGRALRDRVDLYDDGGETLRLGRHRFAVNTQPIDLTMVPHQGEMAITVTGTDFRQPVRDADFQETRAFWERLLVSESPEVYRAEYLAAGILADAEAGVDAPSIAELSEAALGDGDALSAIVRGAAEARYDEGYERGVHDHDAALILRAVLRLRAAAGPLRHAAQARAAARLFWAFGAEPESRTAWQTRSVSLARARDVFGPRSSSSALGALHDELADAVGQFLDSSGVPTTAATAAGTYLVEELAQSPTGFGVSAEARSLLDGFRYALGGPTAAAYKEFTSDLAALGGLAERHQLASAWMGAYTATLDGATPPREVVDEAVAVELCGTAVPRYDSSAELTATVEGVLGAHPRISERRVKLRLDEFLERTRRSREEDAPAFRAYLRRRNELVEAERSRLRLEEYTPKVMSGFVRNRLLDESYLPLIGDNLAKQLGATGDGKRTDNNGLLLLISPPGYGKTTLMEYVASRLGLVFVKVNGPALGHAVTSLDPADAPDATARQEVEKIGFALEMGSNVLLYLDDIQHTNPELLQKFISLCDGQRRMEGVWEGRTRTYDMRGKRFAVCMAGNPYTEQGQRFRIPDMLANRADVYNLGDVLSGKDDVFALSYIENALAANTVLAPLSGRDRGDIELLVRMASGDGSVHSDRLSHPYSQVELEQILAVLRKLLRVQQVVLAVNQAYIASAAQSDDARTEPPFQLQGSYRNMNRLAERVVPVMNEAELEALIDDHYLGEAQTLTAGAEANLLKLAELRGTLTPEQEERWTEVKSAYLRTKALGGDGEDPVSRAIGAVGLLADRVGDVQSAIERASDRPSGSNGR
- a CDS encoding flotillin family protein produces the protein MEAIGIAGGILIAALVVIALVLPIMLIRLFRKVKQGEALIISKVRDVDVTLTGAVVLPVLHKAELMDISQKSIMLERSGKNALTCKDNILADIRIKFFLRVNPQKTDILRVAKNIGVESASSQDKLQDLFDAKFEEALKTVGKFFDFEDLYTQRKEFRDRIVEVIGNDLYGYVLEDAAIADLKQTPLSEHDPNNILDAEGITKITERTAIQHRRTNELQNERDKEIKRSDTETAETLAELERQEAEAKAQATREIETIRAREEAETQRVQAEERLKARTAELRTEEQLGVQRENQQREIAVAEKNRERVIAVESERIEKDRMLETVARDREVELSTIAKDKEVEAEKREVADVVRERVAVDKTVAEEEEAIKRLRAVEEAERERQAIVIKAEAEAQENLVKDIKAAEAAEQSAKHRAAEELTLAESRQQAADLDARSQIRLAEGKQAEAAAEGLAQVQVRESDAAALEKVGKAENTVAREKATIEADAIAAKLKAEAEGLNEKASAMAALDEVSREHEEYRLRLDAEKEVRLAGIDVQRHVAEAQATVLASGLESADINIVGGDGMFFDRMVNSIGLGKAVDGFVGNSDVAQSLAGSWLNGDSDFTADLSRLLGSVNTEDVKNLTVSALLVKLIQGGSPESDKLQALLDKAHTLGVANHRVASLAAVDDTKR